In Pararge aegeria chromosome 5, ilParAegt1.1, whole genome shotgun sequence, one DNA window encodes the following:
- the LOC120623982 gene encoding sucrose-6-phosphate hydrolase-like, with the protein MFLFVYSINAEITNNRYYPLYHFAPQQGWMNDPNGFSVFKNVYHLFYQYNPVSSLEPGTAHWGHATSKDLVHWKHLPIAMYPNNTYDKNGVFSGSALIEDDKMYLYYTGHINHPGETPDHEEHQALATSTDGVNVVKYENNPILYGTGRQPDIRDPKVWKHGDTYYMVLGNKFTKNNTSLGRVLLYSSKDKYNWKEVAVIGESDGFLGYMWECPDFFQLNGHFVFLWSPQGMEPQGDKYRNLYQTGYIVGDFDYKTLSFKPITEFRELDHGHDFYATQTILDNKGRRIVVAWFDMWKRNYPEQLDGFTGQLTLPRILTLTKDLRLIQRPVPEIKVARTKTLCTGQAKGGTKVTLKDKAGEINIRARVTNDMELFIDGRNTSMRIYYSAFCGEISLDRGGEDGLRRTEWRPKKELMLNIYVDASSIEVFCGTGEVTMSSRYFTDGPVSVRLGDTSSVWQFKVTNMRSTVPLNGSYERQ; encoded by the coding sequence ATGTTTCTGTTCGTTTACAGTATAAACGCGGAGATTACCAACAACCGCTACTATCCACTGTATCACTTTGCGCCACAGCAAGGCTGGATGAACGATCCCAATGGCTTCTCAGTATTCAAGAACGTATACCATCTCTTCTACCAATATAATCCCGTATCATCTTTGGAACCTGGCACAGCTCATTGGGGTCATGCGACGAGCAAAGATCTCGTACACTGGAAACACCTTCCAATTGCAATGTATCCAAATAACACATACGACAAAAATGGAGTATTCTCAGGTAGCGCCTTAATAGAAGACGATAagatgtatttatattatactggTCATATAAACCATCCGGGAGAAACGCCTGACCATGAGGAGCATCAAGCTCTTGCTACAAGCACAGATGGAGTTAATGTGgtgaaatatgaaaataatccTATACTGTATGGTACTGGCCGCCAGCCAGATATCAGAGATCCGAAAGTTTGGAAACACGGCGACACCTATTATATGGTTTTAggtaataaatttacaaaaaataatacctcGCTTGGTCGTGTACTTTTATACTCATCAAAAGACAAGTACAACTGGAAAGAAGTTGCTGTTATTGGTGAGTCTGACGGATTTCTCGGTTATATGTGGGAATGCCCCGATTTCTTCCAGCTAAACggccattttgtatttttatggtCTCCACAAGGAATGGAACCTCAAGGAGACAAGTACAGAAATCTTTACCAAACAGGCTATATAGTTGGAGATTTTGATTATAAAACTCTTTCTTTTAAGCCTATAACAGAATTTCGAGAATTGGATCACGGACACGATTTTTATGCAACGCAAACCATTCTTGATAACAAAGGAAGAAGAATAGTGGTGGCATGGTTTGATATGTGGAAGAGAAACTACCCTGAACAGCTTGATGGCTTTACTGGGCAGTTAACACTTCCGAGAATTTTAACGCTAACAAAAGACCTGCGATTGATCCAAAGACCTGTGCCTGAAATTAAAGTCGCTAGAACTAAAACTCTATGTACTGGACAAGCCAAAGGTGGCACTAAGGTTACATTGAAAGACAAGGCTGGTGAAATCAATATTAGAGCACGTGTAACAAATGATATGGAATTGTTCATTGACGGAAGAAATACATCAATGCGTATTTACTATAGCGCGTTTTGTGGCGAAATATCCCTGGACCGCGGTGGTGAAGATGGTCTTCGGCGCACAGAATGGCGACCAAAGAAGGAGCTTATGCTTAACATTTATGTCGATGCCAGTTCCATTGAGGTATTCTGTGGTACTGGCGAAGTGACAATGTCTAGTAGGTATTTCACAGATGGCCCGGTGAGTGTACGTCTCGGGGATACCAGCTCTGTTTGGCAGTTCAAAGTGACCAACATGAGATCAACTGTACCATTAAATGGATCTTATGaaagacaataa
- the LOC120623883 gene encoding sucrose-6-phosphate hydrolase-like translates to MIVKMGALCKNLIIFMFVNSINAEITNDRYYPRYHLAPPQGWMNDPNGFSVFQQEYHVFYQYNPDSALEAGTAHWGHAKSRDLLNWQHLPIAMYPNETYDSSGVFSGSALIEDDTMYLYYTAHTNHPGETPNHEEHQALAISTDGVNVVKYQNNPLIEGADRQPDFRDPKVWKHGDTYYMVLGNQFTKNDTRLGRVLLYSSKDKYNWSEVAIIGESDGSLGYMWECPDFFQLDGHFILLMSPQGIPAEGDKYKNLHQTGYIVGDFDYRTLTFKPTTSFQELDHGHDVYATQTILDNKGRRLVLAWFDMWETNYPEQLDGFTGQITIPRILTLSKDFRLVQRPVPEIRAARTNIVYTGQASGGTVATLENKAGEINIRASALYDLEFFIEGINASVQIYYNASSGQISLDRGGDDGLRRTEWQPANVLILNIYVDASSIEVFCGAGEVTLSSRYFPDGPVSVRLGDSSEASQFRVINMRSTVPIN, encoded by the coding sequence ATGATTGTAAAGATGGGAGCGCTTTgcaagaatttaataatatttatgtttgttaacaGTATAAACGCGGAGATTACCAACGACCGCTACTACCCGCGGTATCACTTGGCACCGCCGCAAGGCTGGATGAACGATCCCAATGGCTTCTCAGTGTTCCAGCAAGAATACCACGTCTTCTACCAATACAATCCTGACTCCGCTTTAGAAGCTGGTACAGCTCATTGGGGGCACGCGAAGAGCAGAGATCTGCTCAACTGGCAACACCTTCCGATTGCAATGTATCCAAACGAAACGTACGACAGTAGTGGAGTATTCTCAGGAAGTGCTTTAATAGAAGACGATACGATGTATTTATACTATACGGCTCATACAAACCATCCGGGAGAAACACCTAATCACGAGGAGCATCAAGCGCTAGCTATTAGTACAGATGGAGTTAACGtggtaaaatatcaaaataatccTTTAATAGAGGGTGCTGATCGCCAGCCGGACTTTAGAGATCCAAAAGTTTGGAAACACGGAGATACCTATTATATGGTTTTAGGTAATCAATTTACAAAAAACGACACCCGGCTTGGCCGCGTACTTTTATATTCATCAAAAGACAAGTATAACTGGTCGGAAGTTGCTATCATTGGTGAATCTGACGGAAGTCTCGGGTACATGTGGGAATGCCCTGATTTCTTCCAGCTCGATGGCCATTTTATACTTTTGATGTCCCCACAAGGCATACCAGCTGAAGGTGATAAGTACAAAAACCTCCACCAAACAGGCTATATAGTTGGTGATTTTGATTATAGAACACTGACTTTCAAGCCAACAACAAGCTTCCAGGAATTGGATCATGGACACGATGTTTATGCAACGCAAACTATTCTTGATAACAAAGGAAGAAGATTGGTTTTAGCGTGGTTTGATATGTGGGAGACAAACTACCCTGAACAGCTTGATGGTTTTACTGGACAGATAACAATACCGAGAATTTTAACGCTCTCAAAAGATTTTCGTTTGGTCCAAAGACCTGTGCCTGAAATTAGAGCCGCTAGAACCAATATCGTTTATACTGGACAAGCTTCAGGTGGCACCGTTGCTACATTGGAAAACAAAGCTGGTGAAATTAATATCAGGGCGTCTGCATTATATGATTTGGAATTTTTTATTGAGGGAATAAACGCGTCAGTACAAATTTACTATAACGCATCATCTGGTCAAATATCCCTGGACCGTGGTGGTGACGATGGTCTTCGTCGTACAGAATGGCAACCAGCGAACGTGCTTATTCTTAACATTTATGTAGATGCCAGTTCTATTGAAGTGTTTTGTGGTGCTGGTGAAGTGACACTGTCCAGTAGGTACTTTCCAGATGGTCCGGTGAGTGTACGTCTTGGAGACAGTAGCGAGGCTTCGCAGTTTCGTGTTATCAATATGAGATCAACTGtaccaattaattaa